The Nitrospirota bacterium DNA segment AACTATTGCATATTTTAAAGAAATATTATAATTTATTTTGTTTAAAATTATATAAAATTCAAAACCTTGAGGGTGGAATTATAAGATAATAAATTGTAATGATAAAAGTTGCAATAATCTCAAAAAAAATCGATAAAGATAAAATTCAATCTTTTAAAAATGCCTTTTTACAATCATATGAAAAACTATCAGATGCATTAATGTGGCATCCTGATATTATTATAATTGATGATGAATTCCTTCATGAAAATATTCCATCTAATATCAAGATTCTTGTAGTTGGTTATTCAACAAGAGATAAGATTTTACATTATATTCATTATTCTTTTTTTTGCGGTTTTATAAACCCCGACACATCACCTCAGTTACTGGAAAAGGCTATTAAAGCAGTCCAGAAAGGTGAAGTTTGGGTAAATAGAGAGTCTATTTCCGTAGTATTTGATGAATTTTCTAAACATGTAAGAAGGAAAAATTATAATCTGGATCTATTGAACGGTCTCTCGAAGAGAGAACGTGAAGTCCTGAATTTGATGTTAAACGGATTCAGTAATAAATCCATCGCAGAAAAACTTTTCATCAGCGAAAAGACCGTAAAAACACATATCTATAAATCTTATAAGAAGCTTGGTATCAGCAGACGAGCAGAGGTAATGTCTCTTTTATTGAATAAAAGCTAAAATTATGCGTTTTAAATATAAACTTATTTTAAAAAACATTTAATCTATGGAGACCTATTAATT contains these protein-coding regions:
- a CDS encoding response regulator transcription factor; this encodes MIKVAIISKKIDKDKIQSFKNAFLQSYEKLSDALMWHPDIIIIDDEFLHENIPSNIKILVVGYSTRDKILHYIHYSFFCGFINPDTSPQLLEKAIKAVQKGEVWVNRESISVVFDEFSKHVRRKNYNLDLLNGLSKREREVLNLMLNGFSNKSIAEKLFISEKTVKTHIYKSYKKLGISRRAEVMSLLLNKS